The following nucleotide sequence is from Nautilia sp. PV-1.
TCTTCCTTTAAAAAGTCTTTATTTAATATATCCACCATCTCTTTTACTGCACCGACGCTTTTTCTGAAAAGCTCTTTTTCACAAGGATCAAGAGTTACTTCTATAACTTTTTCGGCACCGTCTTTACCTATCATTACAGGCACGCCGTTTACGATGTCTTTATATCCATATTCACCGTCAAGATATGCTGCGCAAGGGAATATCTGTTTAGAATCTTTAAGAATCGCTTCCACCATTATAGCAGTTGATTTACCAGGCGCAAAATATGCACTTCCTGTTTTAAGATATCCTACAATCTCGGCACCTGCTTTTTTTGTTCTCTCAACAACTTCATCTATCTCTTTTTGGCTTAAAAGATCGCTTAACGGCACACCCGCTACAGTTGAATATTTCGGAAGAGGCACCATAAAATCACCGTGCCCTCCTATTACACTTGCTCTGATCTGTCCGGCACCGTAACCTAATTTTTCATAAATAAAATAAG
It contains:
- the mdh gene encoding malate dehydrogenase, encoding MSNKVSIVGAGNVGSIVAYSLAMQGLAHEIILVDRDTDRAKGKALDMSHAASAVRSHSIVRAAESYEDVRGSKVVVITAGFPRKPGMTREDLLFKNAEIMRDVVTQVKEVAPDAILIVVSNPLDAMTYTALKVSGFPKNRVIGMAGILDSARMAYFIYEKLGYGAGQIRASVIGGHGDFMVPLPKYSTVAGVPLSDLLSQKEIDEVVERTKKAGAEIVGYLKTGSAYFAPGKSTAIMVEAILKDSKQIFPCAAYLDGEYGYKDIVNGVPVMIGKDGAEKVIEVTLDPCEKELFRKSVGAVKEMVDILNKDFLKEEK